From the Acidovorax carolinensis genome, one window contains:
- a CDS encoding enoyl-CoA hydratase/isomerase family protein has product MPGEVVAARAAGAAGDAGVVQVTLRHTGRLNAMSRAMWRQLRSVFESIQRNPDARCVLIEGADGAFCAGGDISEYPAFRFDAAALRDFHENDVWGGLQAMLQCDVPIVARIDGACMGAGVEIASCCDIRIAGTSARFGAPIARLGFPMAPREAQLVAGAVGDVTARQMLLEAATFSASDMLARGFLSRVTEPALLAADALGTACRVAALAPQAARMNKQTFRALKSPVTPYGKAQAAIENIVNGTPDPYAYADSAEHHEGIAAFLAKRPPVF; this is encoded by the coding sequence ATGCCCGGGGAAGTTGTCGCGGCGCGGGCCGCAGGAGCGGCCGGCGATGCGGGTGTGGTGCAGGTCACGCTGCGCCACACCGGCCGGCTCAACGCGATGTCGCGCGCCATGTGGCGCCAGCTTCGCTCTGTTTTTGAGAGCATTCAGCGCAATCCTGATGCGCGCTGCGTGCTGATTGAAGGTGCAGATGGTGCCTTCTGCGCCGGCGGTGACATTTCGGAATACCCGGCATTCCGTTTTGATGCTGCGGCGTTGCGCGACTTCCACGAGAACGACGTCTGGGGTGGCCTGCAGGCCATGCTCCAGTGCGATGTGCCCATCGTGGCGCGCATCGACGGCGCCTGCATGGGCGCTGGCGTGGAGATTGCCAGCTGCTGCGATATCCGCATTGCGGGCACCAGCGCGCGCTTTGGCGCCCCCATCGCCCGGCTGGGCTTTCCCATGGCGCCGCGGGAAGCGCAGCTGGTGGCGGGTGCGGTGGGCGATGTCACAGCGCGCCAGATGCTGCTGGAGGCCGCCACCTTTTCTGCGTCCGACATGCTGGCGCGTGGATTTCTGAGCCGCGTCACCGAGCCGGCCCTGCTGGCCGCCGATGCCCTGGGCACGGCCTGCCGCGTGGCCGCCCTGGCACCACAAGCCGCACGCATGAACAAACAGACATTTCGGGCATTGAAATCGCCTGTAACGCCCTATGGTAAAGCGCAAGCAGCTATTGAAAACATAGTAAACGGCACGCCCGACCCCTACGCCTATGCCGACAGTGCCGAGCACCACGAAGGCATCGCGGCCTTCCTGGCCAAACGTCCCCCTGTTTTCTGA
- a CDS encoding malonate--CoA ligase: MKQPNHNANLFCALRAAFPRDLDQIAVETTSPQGEPLLYTWRDLDHASARIANLLASLKLPEGSRIAVQVEKSVEAMLLYLATLRAGYVFLPLNTAYQSGEIEYFVGNAEPAVVVCTPGNFGWVSKIAFKAGTQHVFTLGDDRTGSLLERAAHQADDHQPVVKQVDDLAAILYTSGTTGRSKGAMLTHGNLLSNAVTLKDYWGWTATGGPDGRGDVLIHALPIFHVHGLFVAIHAALLNGSKMIWMAKFDPKAVLAAMPRATVFMGVPTLYVRLLAEAGLNKDATKNMRLFIAGSAPLLIETFNAWRERTGHTILERYGMSETIMLTSNPYSADARHGGQSERRGSTVGFPLPGVGLRVVDDAGKALPVGEIGNIQVQGPNVFKGYWRMPEKTAEEFTQDGWFKTGDVGKVDERGYVSIVGRSKDLIISGGYNVYPAEIESAINDMPGVAESAVVGVPHPDFGEVGVAVVIAKPDAKLDGEAIVAQLKSQLANFKIPKRCFVATELPRNTMGKVQKNLLREQHKGLFA; encoded by the coding sequence ATGAAACAACCAAACCACAACGCCAACCTGTTTTGCGCCCTGCGCGCCGCTTTTCCCCGCGATCTGGACCAGATCGCTGTAGAAACCACCTCGCCCCAGGGCGAACCGCTGCTCTATACCTGGCGCGACCTCGACCATGCCAGTGCCCGCATCGCCAATCTGCTCGCTTCGCTCAAGCTGCCAGAGGGCAGCCGCATCGCGGTGCAGGTGGAAAAATCGGTCGAGGCCATGCTGCTGTATCTGGCCACGCTGCGCGCGGGCTATGTGTTTTTGCCGCTCAACACGGCCTACCAGAGCGGCGAGATCGAATACTTTGTCGGCAATGCCGAGCCCGCCGTGGTGGTATGCACGCCCGGCAACTTCGGCTGGGTTTCCAAGATTGCCTTCAAGGCCGGCACGCAGCATGTGTTCACGCTGGGCGACGACCGCACGGGCAGCCTGCTTGAGCGCGCCGCGCACCAGGCCGACGATCACCAGCCTGTGGTCAAGCAGGTGGATGACCTTGCCGCCATCCTCTACACCAGTGGCACCACGGGCCGCAGCAAGGGGGCCATGCTGACGCACGGCAACCTGCTGAGCAACGCCGTGACGCTGAAGGACTACTGGGGCTGGACGGCTACCGGAGGGCCTGACGGCCGCGGCGACGTGCTCATCCACGCGCTGCCCATCTTCCATGTGCACGGCCTGTTCGTGGCCATCCACGCCGCGCTGCTCAACGGCAGCAAGATGATCTGGATGGCGAAGTTCGACCCCAAGGCCGTGCTGGCGGCCATGCCGCGCGCCACCGTGTTCATGGGCGTGCCCACGCTGTATGTGCGGCTGCTGGCCGAGGCAGGACTGAACAAGGACGCCACGAAGAACATGCGCCTGTTCATCGCAGGCTCGGCGCCGTTGCTGATCGAGACCTTCAATGCCTGGCGCGAGCGTACCGGCCACACCATTTTGGAGCGCTACGGCATGAGCGAGACGATCATGCTCACGTCCAACCCGTACAGTGCCGACGCGCGCCACGGTGGCCAGAGCGAGCGGCGCGGCAGCACCGTGGGCTTTCCGCTGCCGGGGGTGGGCTTGCGCGTGGTCGATGACGCGGGCAAGGCCTTGCCGGTGGGCGAGATTGGCAACATCCAGGTGCAGGGCCCCAACGTGTTCAAGGGCTATTGGCGCATGCCCGAGAAGACGGCCGAAGAGTTCACCCAGGACGGCTGGTTCAAGACGGGCGATGTGGGCAAGGTGGACGAGCGTGGTTATGTGAGCATCGTGGGGCGCAGCAAGGACCTCATCATCAGCGGCGGCTACAACGTCTATCCCGCAGAGATCGAGAGCGCCATCAACGACATGCCGGGCGTGGCCGAAAGCGCGGTGGTGGGTGTGCCGCATCCCGATTTTGGCGAGGTGGGCGTGGCAGTCGTCATCGCCAAGCCGGACGCAAAGCTCGATGGCGAGGCCATCGTGGCGCAGCTCAAGTCGCAGCTGGCCAATTTCAAGATTCCCAAGCGCTGCTTTGTGGCAACCGAGCTGCCGCGCAACACCATGGGCAAGGTGCAAAAGAACCTGCTGCGCGAGCAGCACAAGGGGCTGTTTGCCTGA
- a CDS encoding universal stress protein, with product MYKRILVATDGSALSNKAVETGLSLAALSGATVVALKVVPRYPRSYFEGGMPVDMIDVKRIEQQWGDAAQALVDKVKAQGSAEGVTVKAVVAKSDLVAEAVISAAKKHKCDLIVMASHGRKGIKRLLLGSETQHVLTHSHIPVLVLR from the coding sequence ATGTACAAACGCATTCTGGTTGCCACAGATGGTTCAGCACTTTCCAACAAGGCGGTTGAAACCGGCCTTTCGCTGGCCGCATTGTCGGGCGCCACGGTGGTGGCACTGAAGGTGGTTCCACGTTACCCGCGCAGCTATTTCGAAGGCGGCATGCCGGTGGACATGATTGACGTGAAGCGCATCGAGCAGCAATGGGGCGACGCGGCCCAGGCACTCGTGGACAAGGTGAAGGCCCAGGGCAGCGCCGAAGGCGTGACGGTCAAGGCCGTGGTGGCCAAGTCCGACCTGGTGGCCGAAGCCGTGATCTCTGCCGCCAAGAAACACAAGTGCGACCTGATCGTCATGGCCTCGCACGGCCGCAAGGGCATCAAGCGCCTGTTGCTGGGCAGCGAAACGCAGCATGTGCTCACGCACTCGCACATTCCGGTGCTGGTGCTGCGTTAA
- a CDS encoding heavy metal translocating P-type ATPase yields MSTNSSTLPDMAAHVLLDDPQEWSAFGRLRRPAGSGAQDAVAAQDAPGVLAPVSPGAVWESNVVLEGMHCTACALTIEDALRAVPGVEQVDVSAATHRARVVWRPSQVLPSQWMAAVQKAGYRALPAMDAHAREQRLRESRLALWRWLVAGFCMMQVMMYAWPAYVAQPGDLTGEMEQLLRWASWVLTLPVVFFACGPFFTSALRDIRLRRISMDLPVALGMGITFVVSTAGTFDPAGIFGREVYYDSLTMFVFFLLTGRWLELRLRDRTAGALEAVMNRLPDSVERRRADGAFARVVTRRLAVGDTIRVLPGEAFPADGCITRGSTQVDEALLTGESTPVARPLGSQVTAGSYNLQAPVEVLVQGIGGQTRFAQILALMESASLQKPRLAQLADRIARPFLLAVLLAAGLAVAWWWPSDPGHALMVGVAVLIVTCPCALSLATPVAMLTAAGTLARHGVLVRNLQGLEALASVDTLVFDKTGTLTRDGMAVQTVRCAPGLSRDDALALAATLARQSMHPASRAIVEAAPVTSARWSAAALREDAGLGLTAEIHDAQDAVPPRLLRLGSARHAGVAAQDGGEALQVVLSGQGSDGQFTELARFDVTEDVRSEAPDVVRALQQAGVSVQILSGDRLGAVQRVAAQAGIAQAQGECTPQDKLAALQRLQAKGHHVAMVGDGLNDGPVLAGANVSFAFGRAVPLAQARADFVVLGGSLSLVPQSVLLARLTLRVVRQNLGWAAGYNAVCVPLALVGWMPAWLAGLGMALSSLLVVLNAARLSRALPGMAGTNQPEPVKGPDPMTSASQSSLEPV; encoded by the coding sequence ATGTCCACGAACTCCTCCACTTTGCCAGATATGGCGGCCCATGTGCTGCTGGATGACCCGCAGGAGTGGTCCGCGTTCGGGCGCCTGCGCCGGCCGGCGGGCAGTGGTGCCCAGGATGCGGTGGCCGCGCAGGATGCTCCTGGGGTGCTTGCCCCCGTCTCGCCCGGTGCGGTGTGGGAGTCGAACGTGGTGCTGGAGGGCATGCATTGCACCGCCTGTGCCCTCACCATCGAAGACGCGCTGCGCGCGGTTCCCGGTGTGGAGCAGGTGGATGTGAGCGCCGCCACGCACCGCGCCCGTGTGGTGTGGCGGCCGAGTCAGGTGCTGCCGTCGCAGTGGATGGCCGCAGTGCAGAAAGCGGGTTACCGGGCCTTGCCGGCGATGGATGCCCATGCGCGCGAGCAGCGCCTGCGCGAGAGCCGGCTGGCGCTGTGGCGCTGGCTGGTGGCGGGCTTTTGCATGATGCAGGTCATGATGTATGCGTGGCCCGCCTACGTGGCGCAGCCGGGCGATCTGACCGGTGAAATGGAGCAGCTGTTGCGCTGGGCTTCCTGGGTGCTGACGCTGCCTGTGGTGTTCTTTGCCTGCGGCCCGTTCTTTACCAGCGCGCTGCGCGACATCCGCCTGCGCCGCATCAGCATGGACCTGCCGGTGGCCCTGGGCATGGGCATCACGTTCGTCGTGAGCACCGCCGGCACATTTGACCCTGCGGGGATCTTTGGCCGCGAGGTCTATTACGACTCGCTGACCATGTTCGTCTTTTTCCTGCTGACGGGCCGCTGGCTGGAGCTGCGCCTGCGGGACCGCACGGCCGGTGCCCTCGAGGCCGTCATGAACCGCCTGCCCGACAGCGTGGAGCGGCGTAGGGCCGACGGTGCCTTTGCGCGCGTGGTCACGCGCCGGCTGGCCGTGGGGGACACCATTCGCGTGCTGCCGGGCGAGGCTTTTCCTGCCGATGGCTGCATCACGCGGGGCAGCACCCAGGTCGACGAGGCCCTGCTCACGGGGGAGTCCACGCCCGTGGCGCGGCCCCTTGGCAGCCAGGTGACGGCGGGCAGCTACAACCTGCAGGCTCCGGTGGAGGTACTGGTGCAGGGCATTGGGGGCCAGACCCGATTTGCCCAGATTTTGGCGCTGATGGAAAGCGCTTCGCTGCAAAAGCCGCGCCTGGCCCAGCTGGCGGATCGGATTGCACGGCCGTTTCTGCTGGCCGTGCTGCTGGCGGCCGGATTGGCGGTGGCCTGGTGGTGGCCGTCCGACCCGGGGCACGCATTGATGGTGGGTGTGGCCGTGCTTATCGTCACCTGCCCCTGCGCCTTGTCGTTGGCTACACCGGTGGCCATGCTGACGGCGGCCGGCACGCTGGCCCGCCACGGCGTGCTGGTGCGCAACCTGCAGGGGCTGGAGGCCCTGGCCAGCGTGGATACCCTGGTGTTCGACAAGACCGGCACGCTCACCCGCGACGGCATGGCTGTGCAGACCGTGCGCTGCGCGCCGGGGCTAAGCCGGGACGATGCCTTGGCGCTGGCGGCTACGCTGGCGCGGCAATCCATGCATCCTGCCTCCCGCGCCATTGTGGAAGCGGCGCCAGTGACGAGTGCGCGCTGGAGCGCCGCGGCTCTGCGCGAGGATGCCGGCCTGGGGTTGACTGCCGAAATACACGACGCACAGGACGCTGTTCCCCCGCGTTTGCTGCGGCTGGGCTCGGCCCGCCATGCCGGCGTGGCTGCGCAGGACGGCGGAGAGGCGCTGCAGGTGGTGCTTTCGGGGCAGGGGAGCGATGGCCAATTCACCGAGCTGGCTCGGTTCGATGTCACCGAGGACGTGCGGTCCGAGGCCCCCGACGTGGTGCGTGCCTTGCAGCAGGCGGGAGTTTCCGTGCAAATCCTGTCGGGAGACCGGCTGGGTGCGGTGCAGCGGGTGGCGGCGCAGGCGGGCATAGCCCAGGCCCAGGGCGAATGTACCCCCCAGGACAAGCTGGCCGCCCTGCAGCGGCTCCAGGCTAAGGGGCACCATGTGGCCATGGTGGGCGATGGCCTGAACGATGGCCCGGTGCTGGCCGGGGCGAATGTGTCGTTTGCCTTTGGCCGCGCGGTGCCGCTGGCCCAGGCGCGCGCTGATTTTGTGGTGCTGGGCGGCAGCCTGTCGCTGGTTCCGCAATCTGTGCTGCTGGCGCGCCTTACCCTGCGTGTGGTGAGGCAGAATCTGGGATGGGCTGCGGGATACAACGCGGTGTGTGTTCCCTTGGCACTGGTCGGCTGGATGCCGGCTTGGCTGGCGGGGCTGGGCATGGCACTCAGTTCGCTGCTGGTGGTGCTGAACGCTGCCCGGTTGTCGCGCGCCCTGCCGGGCATGGCGGGAACGAACCAGCCAGAGCCCGTGAAAGGCCCAGACCCAATGACCTCTGCTTCCCAATCTTCTCTGGAGCCGGTCTGA
- the ccoS gene encoding cbb3-type cytochrome oxidase assembly protein CcoS — MDILYLLIPLSVILVLMVLAGLWWAIYHGQFESVEQEGERIFRDD, encoded by the coding sequence ATGGACATCCTTTATTTGCTGATCCCCTTGTCCGTCATCTTGGTCCTGATGGTTCTCGCGGGCCTGTGGTGGGCGATCTACCACGGCCAGTTCGAGAGTGTGGAGCAAGAAGGCGAACGCATTTTTCGGGACGATTGA
- the ccoN gene encoding cytochrome-c oxidase, cbb3-type subunit I produces MDSPKTMTAHYSDTVVRQFSIMAVVWGVVGMLVGVFIAAQLAWPELNFGIPWLSYGRLRPLHTNAVIFAFGGCGLFATSYYVVQRTCQTRLFAPSLAAFTFWAWQLVIVAAAISLPLGYTQGKEYAELEWPIDILIAVTWVSYAIVFFGTVGTRKVKHIYVANWFFGAFILAVALLHIVNSASIPAGFMKSYSAYAGVQDAMVQWWYGHNAVGFFLTTGFLGMMYYFIPKQAGRPVYSYRLSIVHFWALIFTYMWAGPHHLHYTALPDWTQSVGMVFSLILLAPSWGGMINGIMTLSGAWHKLRDDPILRFLIVSLSFYGMSTFEGPMMSIKTVNALSHYTDWTVGHVHSGALGWVGLITMGSLYYLVPRLFGREKMHSIKAIELHFWMATIGIVLYIAAMWIAGVMQGLMWRAINADGTLTYTFVESVKATYPFYVIRVAGGLLYLGGMIIMAWNVWATAISGRSVKVAIPAVNAAHA; encoded by the coding sequence ATGGATTCTCCAAAAACAATGACTGCGCACTACAGCGACACGGTTGTGCGTCAGTTTTCTATCATGGCCGTGGTATGGGGGGTGGTTGGCATGCTGGTGGGCGTATTCATCGCCGCCCAGTTGGCTTGGCCAGAACTCAATTTCGGCATTCCCTGGCTGAGCTACGGGCGCTTGCGTCCGCTGCACACCAACGCGGTGATCTTTGCGTTTGGTGGTTGCGGACTGTTCGCCACCAGCTATTACGTAGTGCAGCGTACCTGTCAGACGCGCCTGTTCGCGCCTTCGCTGGCTGCGTTCACGTTCTGGGCCTGGCAACTGGTCATTGTGGCGGCGGCGATCAGCTTGCCCCTGGGCTACACCCAGGGCAAGGAATATGCTGAGCTGGAATGGCCGATTGACATCCTGATTGCGGTGACCTGGGTGTCCTATGCCATCGTGTTTTTTGGCACCGTGGGTACGCGCAAGGTCAAGCACATCTATGTGGCCAACTGGTTCTTCGGTGCCTTCATTCTGGCGGTGGCCTTGCTGCACATCGTCAACAGTGCATCCATTCCTGCCGGCTTCATGAAGAGCTATTCGGCCTATGCGGGCGTTCAGGATGCGATGGTGCAATGGTGGTACGGCCACAATGCCGTGGGCTTCTTCCTCACCACGGGCTTCCTGGGCATGATGTACTACTTCATCCCCAAGCAGGCGGGCCGTCCGGTTTACAGCTACCGCCTGTCCATCGTCCACTTCTGGGCGCTGATCTTCACCTACATGTGGGCAGGCCCACACCACCTGCACTACACCGCGCTGCCAGACTGGACGCAATCGGTGGGCATGGTGTTCTCTCTCATCTTGTTGGCCCCCAGCTGGGGCGGCATGATCAACGGGATCATGACCCTGTCGGGCGCATGGCACAAATTGCGTGACGACCCCATCCTGCGTTTCCTGATCGTGTCGCTTTCGTTCTACGGCATGTCCACGTTCGAAGGCCCGATGATGTCCATCAAGACCGTCAACGCCTTGAGCCACTACACCGACTGGACCGTAGGCCATGTGCATTCCGGTGCCTTGGGCTGGGTGGGGTTGATCACGATGGGCTCGCTCTACTACCTGGTTCCTCGTCTGTTTGGCCGGGAAAAGATGCATTCCATCAAGGCGATTGAGCTGCACTTCTGGATGGCCACCATCGGCATCGTGCTGTATATCGCCGCGATGTGGATTGCCGGCGTGATGCAGGGCCTGATGTGGCGTGCCATCAATGCGGATGGCACCTTGACCTATACCTTCGTCGAAAGCGTCAAGGCCACCTATCCGTTCTATGTAATCCGTGTGGCCGGCGGTCTGCTGTATCTGGGCGGCATGATCATCATGGCCTGGAACGTGTGGGCAACCGCTATTTCGGGTCGTTCTGTCAAGGTGGCCATCCCCGCCGTGAACGCTGCCCACGCCTGA
- the ccoO gene encoding cytochrome-c oxidase, cbb3-type subunit II translates to MSDNNQNASGGFTHEKVETNNFLMIVLILLVIAIGGLVEIVPLFFQKSTTEAVKGVEPYSSMQLVGRDIYIREGCYNCHSQMIRPFRAETLRYGHYSVAGEFVYDHPFQWGSKRTGPDLHRVGGKYSDEWHRIHLNNPRDVVPESNMPAYPWLEKNAIDPADVAPRMKALRTVGVPYTDEQIAASAADVKGKTELDALVAYLQVMGRALK, encoded by the coding sequence ATGTCTGACAACAACCAAAATGCTTCTGGCGGCTTCACCCACGAGAAGGTGGAAACCAATAACTTCCTGATGATCGTGCTGATTCTGCTGGTGATCGCCATTGGCGGTCTGGTGGAAATCGTGCCCCTTTTCTTCCAGAAGTCCACGACCGAGGCGGTCAAGGGCGTGGAGCCCTATAGCTCCATGCAACTGGTGGGCCGCGACATCTATATCCGCGAGGGTTGCTACAACTGCCACTCGCAGATGATCCGTCCGTTCCGCGCCGAAACCCTGCGCTATGGCCACTACTCGGTGGCTGGCGAGTTTGTCTATGACCACCCCTTCCAGTGGGGCAGCAAGCGCACGGGCCCCGATCTGCATCGCGTGGGTGGCAAGTACAGCGATGAATGGCATCGCATCCATTTGAACAATCCGCGTGACGTGGTGCCAGAGTCCAATATGCCCGCGTATCCGTGGCTCGAGAAGAACGCCATTGATCCGGCGGATGTGGCTCCACGCATGAAGGCTTTGCGGACTGTCGGCGTACCTTACACCGACGAGCAGATCGCAGCGTCTGCCGCCGACGTCAAGGGCAAGACCGAGCTGGATGCCCTGGTTGCGTACCTTCAAGTCATGGGCCGCGCGCTCAAATAA
- a CDS encoding cbb3-type cytochrome oxidase subunit 3 — MDITTMRIVATLASMACFIGIWVWAYRGRNKSRFDEAARLPFEQD; from the coding sequence ATGGACATCACGACCATGCGCATCGTCGCCACTTTGGCATCGATGGCCTGCTTTATTGGCATCTGGGTTTGGGCCTACAGGGGCCGCAACAAGTCCCGGTTTGATGAGGCAGCCCGGCTGCCTTTCGAGCAAGATTGA
- the ccoP gene encoding cytochrome-c oxidase, cbb3-type subunit III, which yields MSDFTSNFWSVFVTTLTLVGIIACGILLWMAGRKKVMATSDNTTGHVWDEDLVEMNNPLPRWWVWLFVITIIFGLGYLAAYPGLGTFTGKLNWTQKGEYEAEMAKAKTEIEPLYARFASMKPEDVAVDPQAHAIGERLFMNNCAQCHGSDARGSKGFPNLADTDWLHGGTPEKIRETLEKGRIGNMPPMAAAVGSPEDVRNLSHYVLSLSGSPHDSLRASLGKSKFVSCAACHGMDGKGNQALGAPNLTDDIWLHGWGEAAITAMINNGKVNQMPAQADKLTDAQIGVLASYVWGLSNKPVAAR from the coding sequence ATGAGTGACTTCACCAGCAATTTCTGGTCGGTCTTTGTGACCACGCTGACCCTGGTCGGCATCATCGCCTGCGGCATCCTGCTTTGGATGGCAGGCCGCAAGAAGGTGATGGCCACATCCGACAACACCACCGGCCACGTTTGGGACGAGGACCTGGTCGAAATGAACAACCCCCTGCCGCGCTGGTGGGTGTGGCTGTTCGTCATCACCATCATCTTCGGTCTGGGCTATCTGGCTGCCTACCCCGGTCTTGGCACCTTCACGGGCAAGTTGAACTGGACGCAAAAGGGTGAATACGAGGCCGAAATGGCCAAGGCCAAGACGGAAATCGAACCACTGTATGCACGCTTCGCGTCGATGAAGCCGGAAGACGTCGCGGTCGACCCGCAAGCCCATGCCATTGGCGAGCGCCTGTTCATGAACAACTGCGCCCAGTGCCACGGTTCGGATGCGCGCGGCAGCAAGGGATTCCCCAACCTGGCAGACACCGACTGGCTGCATGGCGGCACCCCCGAGAAAATCCGCGAAACGCTGGAAAAGGGGCGCATCGGCAACATGCCTCCCATGGCTGCCGCAGTGGGTTCGCCGGAAGATGTGCGCAATCTGTCGCATTACGTGCTGAGCCTGTCGGGCAGTCCGCATGATTCTTTGCGGGCATCGCTGGGCAAGTCCAAGTTCGTCTCATGCGCCGCCTGCCACGGCATGGACGGCAAGGGCAACCAGGCGCTGGGCGCGCCCAACCTCACGGACGACATCTGGTTGCACGGTTGGGGCGAAGCGGCCATTACCGCCATGATCAACAATGGCAAGGTGAACCAGATGCCTGCGCAAGCCGACAAGTTGACCGACGCGCAGATCGGCGTGTTGGCATCGTATGTATGGGGCTTGTCCAACAAGCCCGTAGCAGCCCGCTGA
- the ccoG gene encoding cytochrome c oxidase accessory protein CcoG codes for MTSSDRPPRKVIPIAAATPEPSAEGEFVSLYEAQKKIYPRSISGYFARWRWVMVFLTQLVFYGLPWLEWGQRQMVLFDLGARRFYIFGLVLYPQDFIYLTGLLIISALSLFLFTAVAGRLWCGFACPQTVYTEIFMWIEHKIEGDRSARLRLDASPWTFEKIRKKFLKQAVWVAVALWTGFTFVGYFVPIRELGPELLAFSGGWQIFWVFFYGFATYGNAGFMREQVCKYMCPYARFQSAMFDRDTLIVTYDEARGEPRGPRVKTVDYKAKGLGDCIDCTLCVQVCPVGIDIRKGLQYECIGCGLCVDACNTVMDKMHYPRGLIRYSTQNGVLHRWSQSQILRHVLRPRVLIYTAVLIALCVGMLASLATRTPLKVDIVRDRAALSRIVAGGKLENVYRLQIMNATEAAQRYRIAASGLDGLEVASEREIEIGAAESRWVAVRLQIPYGSAAPGSHTIHFDISAPESGGKVTEKSIFLVPR; via the coding sequence ATGACATCATCTGACAGGCCTCCGCGCAAGGTCATCCCCATTGCGGCGGCCACACCCGAGCCATCGGCAGAGGGTGAATTCGTTTCCCTCTACGAAGCGCAAAAGAAGATTTATCCGCGGTCGATCAGCGGGTACTTTGCGCGCTGGCGCTGGGTCATGGTGTTTCTTACGCAGCTCGTTTTTTATGGGTTGCCGTGGCTTGAGTGGGGCCAGCGCCAGATGGTGCTGTTTGATCTGGGTGCCCGCCGGTTTTATATTTTCGGATTGGTTCTGTATCCGCAGGATTTCATCTACCTGACGGGGTTGCTGATTATCTCGGCGCTCTCGCTGTTTCTGTTCACTGCGGTTGCCGGTCGGTTGTGGTGCGGGTTTGCGTGTCCACAGACGGTCTATACCGAGATTTTCATGTGGATAGAGCACAAGATCGAGGGTGATCGCAGTGCGCGTCTGCGACTGGATGCGAGCCCCTGGACGTTTGAAAAGATCCGCAAGAAGTTCTTGAAGCAGGCCGTGTGGGTGGCAGTGGCACTTTGGACCGGTTTTACCTTTGTCGGTTATTTTGTGCCGATTCGGGAGCTGGGTCCTGAGCTGTTGGCTTTTTCCGGCGGCTGGCAGATTTTCTGGGTGTTTTTCTACGGATTCGCCACCTACGGCAATGCCGGCTTCATGCGGGAACAGGTGTGCAAATACATGTGTCCCTACGCCCGTTTCCAGAGCGCAATGTTCGATCGGGACACGCTCATCGTCACCTACGACGAAGCCCGTGGCGAGCCGCGTGGTCCACGAGTCAAGACCGTGGACTACAAGGCCAAGGGCTTGGGCGATTGCATCGATTGCACCTTGTGTGTTCAGGTTTGTCCCGTGGGCATCGACATCCGCAAGGGCCTGCAGTATGAATGCATCGGCTGCGGTCTTTGTGTGGATGCATGCAACACCGTGATGGACAAGATGCATTACCCCAGGGGGTTGATCCGTTATTCGACCCAAAATGGTGTCCTGCATCGCTGGAGTCAGTCGCAAATTTTGCGACATGTCTTGCGTCCTCGCGTGCTCATCTACACCGCGGTTCTGATTGCCTTGTGTGTGGGCATGTTGGCCAGCCTGGCAACACGCACCCCCTTGAAGGTCGATATAGTGCGTGACCGTGCTGCCTTGTCCCGCATTGTTGCGGGCGGTAAGCTCGAAAACGTGTATCGGTTGCAGATCATGAATGCCACAGAGGCTGCGCAGCGCTATCGCATTGCAGCGAGCGGGCTCGATGGCCTTGAAGTGGCATCGGAGCGGGAGATTGAAATTGGTGCCGCAGAATCCCGCTGGGTGGCTGTGCGGCTCCAGATACCCTATGGATCGGCCGCTCCGGGCTCTCACACGATTCATTTCGATATTTCGGCACCGGAAAGCGGTGGCAAAGTTACCGAGAAATCCATTTTCCTGGTGCCACGTTAG
- a CDS encoding FixH family protein: MSSSPVVTPKSQPWWRFGHVWLVIAGPVIVVIAGFVTLWLAVSRPDPVVEEDYYRKGIEINQTLAQPEKSLAPAVKARNHAATPAGDQPR, from the coding sequence ATGTCATCCAGCCCCGTTGTTACTCCTAAATCGCAGCCCTGGTGGAGATTTGGTCATGTCTGGCTGGTGATTGCCGGGCCGGTCATTGTGGTGATCGCCGGCTTTGTCACGCTGTGGCTGGCTGTCAGTCGGCCTGACCCCGTCGTAGAGGAAGACTATTACCGCAAGGGAATTGAGATCAACCAGACGCTCGCGCAGCCTGAAAAAAGTTTGGCTCCCGCAGTCAAGGCCCGTAACCACGCGGCGACACCTGCTGGGGATCAACCTCGCTGA